Part of the Desulfolutivibrio sulfoxidireducens genome is shown below.
CCTGGACATGCACGAGCTCTACTACCTGCTCTCCGAGATCAAGGTCGCGGACATCATGACAAAAAAACCCCTGGCCATCACCCCGGACGAGCCTGTGGAGCGGGCCGCGGTGATCATGATGCGCAACCGCATCGGCGGGCTGCCCGTGGTGGACGCCGAGAGCAAGGTGGTGGGGATCATCACCGACAGCGACGTGTTCAAGGTTTTGATCAGCATCACCGGCGTGTTGACCGGCGGCGTGCAAATGGCCTTCAGCCTGCCCAACGCCGAGGGGGGACTGAAGAACGTGCTCGACGACTTGAAGGCCCAGGACTGCCGCATCATGTCCATCCTGACTTCCTACCCCCCGGCCGAGCAGGACAAGCGCCACGTCTACATCCGCATCCAGGACCTGGAGGACGCGCCCCTGCAACGGCTGGTGGACATGCTCAAGGGCAAATACGAGCTTCTGTATTGGTCCAGGGACAACGCCTAACATCGCGTTCAAGAAACACCGTTTTCAGTGGCCGGATTCCCTGGGATTCGCCACACGAGGGAGGCTGCGTGAAGGTCATCGACTACCGTG
Proteins encoded:
- a CDS encoding CBS and ACT domain-containing protein, encoding MLIKDWMTKDPVVAKTGTSIMKAAKLMKENKIRRLPVVDDDGRLVGMISDRDIKEASPSKATTLDMHELYYLLSEIKVADIMTKKPLAITPDEPVERAAVIMMRNRIGGLPVVDAESKVVGIITDSDVFKVLISITGVLTGGVQMAFSLPNAEGGLKNVLDDLKAQDCRIMSILTSYPPAEQDKRHVYIRIQDLEDAPLQRLVDMLKGKYELLYWSRDNA